One Sulfuricurvum sp. DNA window includes the following coding sequences:
- the pckA gene encoding phosphoenolpyruvate carboxykinase (ATP) translates to MNTTEISALGIKNTQTIFHNLSFDELIEHELRNGECVMTSSGATTVDTGIFTGRSPKDKYFVNTDPSNKYIAWGDVNHKIDGAIFDELLILAQEQLSNKDLYVTDVFCGSSPASKRAVRFVSEIAWQSHFVTNMFIRPTVNELETFKPTFTVLNACKAVNDKYKEHGLNSEVFVLFNVEANIAIIGGTWYGGEMKKGIFSMMNYWLPLEGKLPMHCSANVGADGDTCLFFGLSGTGKTTLSTDPLRALIGDDEHGWDDDGVFNFEGGCYAKVINLDPSSEPEIYGAIRRGALLENVVVDSEGNVDYSNGSKTENTRVSYPIEFIDNHQPSLMADHPKNIIFLSADAFGVLPPVSKLSKEQAMYYFLSGYTAKVAGTERGITEPVATFSACFGEAFLPLHPTVYAKLLGEKIDKYNVNVYLVNTGWTGGGYGVGRRMSIKDTRGCIHAILDGSIHESEFEATNTFRFNIPKTLKGVDSAILNPRNAWADRDAYLVQRDHLASLFIKNFHKYTDGQSGFDYSAAGPQLPTE, encoded by the coding sequence ATGAATACTACAGAAATTAGTGCATTAGGGATAAAAAACACTCAAACTATTTTTCATAATTTGAGTTTTGATGAGTTGATAGAGCATGAACTCCGTAATGGTGAGTGCGTCATGACCAGTAGCGGTGCGACTACTGTTGATACCGGTATCTTTACCGGACGTAGCCCGAAAGATAAATATTTTGTTAACACTGACCCCTCTAATAAATACATCGCATGGGGTGATGTTAACCATAAAATCGATGGCGCAATTTTCGATGAGCTTCTCATCCTAGCACAAGAGCAACTCTCCAATAAAGATCTTTATGTTACCGATGTATTTTGCGGCTCATCTCCTGCGAGTAAAAGAGCTGTCCGTTTTGTCTCCGAAATCGCATGGCAATCCCATTTTGTCACTAATATGTTTATCCGTCCTACCGTAAATGAACTCGAAACCTTTAAACCTACTTTTACCGTCCTCAATGCATGTAAAGCAGTGAATGACAAATACAAAGAACACGGTTTGAATTCAGAAGTATTCGTCCTCTTTAACGTCGAAGCCAACATCGCAATTATCGGTGGTACGTGGTATGGCGGAGAGATGAAAAAAGGAATTTTTTCGATGATGAACTACTGGCTGCCGTTGGAAGGGAAACTTCCAATGCACTGTTCTGCCAATGTCGGAGCTGATGGAGATACCTGTCTTTTCTTCGGTCTGAGCGGAACGGGAAAAACTACCCTCTCTACAGATCCCTTACGTGCACTCATCGGTGATGATGAGCACGGATGGGATGATGATGGTGTATTTAACTTCGAGGGAGGGTGTTACGCAAAAGTAATCAACCTCGATCCTTCCAGTGAGCCTGAGATTTATGGAGCTATTCGTCGCGGTGCGCTTCTCGAAAACGTTGTTGTTGATAGCGAGGGGAATGTTGACTACAGCAACGGTTCAAAAACAGAAAATACCCGTGTCTCTTATCCAATCGAATTTATCGATAACCATCAGCCATCACTTATGGCGGATCATCCGAAAAATATTATTTTCCTCTCTGCCGATGCATTTGGGGTATTACCTCCGGTGAGTAAACTCTCTAAAGAGCAGGCAATGTACTATTTCCTTAGTGGTTATACCGCGAAAGTTGCAGGGACTGAGCGTGGAATCACCGAACCTGTTGCAACCTTTAGTGCATGTTTTGGAGAAGCTTTCTTGCCACTTCATCCAACCGTATACGCAAAATTGCTCGGAGAGAAAATCGATAAATACAATGTCAACGTTTATCTCGTCAACACGGGATGGACGGGTGGCGGATACGGTGTCGGTAGACGTATGTCTATCAAAGATACCCGTGGATGTATCCATGCTATTTTAGATGGCTCCATCCATGAGAGTGAGTTTGAAGCGACCAATACTTTCCGTTTTAATATCCCAAAAACACTCAAAGGTGTCGATTCAGCGATTCTCAATCCACGCAATGCGTGGGCAGATCGTGACGCTTATCTCGTACAACGCGATCACCTCGCCTCTCTTTTTATCAAAAATTTCCATAAATATACCGATGGTCAAAGCGGATTTGATTACTCTGCTGCAGGCCCACAGCTTCCTACAGAATAA
- a CDS encoding chemotaxis protein, with protein MTQEELDALMNEDLDLNEVNETEEMLDDSEDFDTQSEETNNVEEENNDEAAAYRVSALHSWPPPPPTDDNKMVHQLDDVTKESEQKASEIFDLIEGISNDLGDGEKSIKKTKAIIDSNIALFTTLHAKFPHVEAFGEQLTQNKEAKEHLDAIMQILQDGGDTIMNIMDIMQYQDIHRQKIERVINVMRALSTYMNHLFSGKIDDAKRVSSAVHIHGDTTTENVVSSDDIEALLASFGQK; from the coding sequence ATGACACAAGAAGAGCTTGATGCGTTAATGAATGAAGATTTAGATCTTAATGAGGTTAATGAGACCGAAGAGATGTTGGATGATTCTGAAGATTTTGATACACAATCTGAAGAGACTAATAATGTGGAAGAAGAAAATAATGATGAAGCTGCGGCTTACCGTGTTTCAGCACTTCACAGCTGGCCACCACCGCCACCGACTGATGATAATAAAATGGTTCATCAACTCGATGACGTTACCAAAGAGAGTGAGCAAAAAGCCTCTGAAATTTTTGATCTTATCGAAGGAATTAGTAACGATTTAGGGGATGGTGAAAAGTCTATTAAAAAAACAAAAGCTATTATTGATTCTAATATTGCCCTCTTTACAACTCTTCATGCAAAATTTCCTCACGTAGAAGCATTTGGTGAGCAACTCACCCAAAACAAAGAGGCAAAAGAGCATCTCGATGCCATTATGCAAATTCTCCAAGATGGTGGTGATACGATTATGAATATTATGGATATTATGCAATACCAAGATATTCATCGCCAAAAAATTGAGAGGGTTATTAACGTTATGCGCGCACTCTCTACCTATATGAATCACCTCTTCTCCGGTAAAATTGATGATGCTAAGCGGGTAAGTTCTGCCGTTCATATTCATGGAGACACTACTACTGAAAATGTTGTAAGCAGTGATGATATCGAAGCATTGCTGGCTTCTTTTGGGCAAAAATAA
- the glnA gene encoding type I glutamate--ammonia ligase yields MGKFVNNVEEFFTFCKENDVQFVDFRFTDIKGAWHHVSYRMSAVNAGHFEGGLPFDGSSIDAWQPINKSDMLLIPDAGSAFMDPFTADPTVIVFCDVYDIYKKQPYERCPRSIAKAALKHAESLGIADAAYFGPENEFFMFDSVTFIDNINEAGYKVDTEEGGWNSNNPYPDGFNSGHRPGTKGGYFPAAPTDSGVDIRAEMMQVMEQVGLEVVLGHHEVAQGQHEIGVVFSDIIGAADNVQKYKYVVKMVAHLNGKTATFMPKPMFGDNGNGMHVHQSLWKEGKNLFYKEGNYANISEMGLNYVGGIFKHARAVAAFTNPTTNSYKRLLPGFEAPSVLTYSSQNRSASCRIPYGAGEKATRIEMRFPDSTACPYLAFATMMMAGLDGIINKEIPIGPMDEDLYELSLDEIREKGIPQMPHTLRGSLEALIRDNDFLKPVFTDEFLEAYRHYRFERDVWPDEGRPTAYEFKTTYSC; encoded by the coding sequence ATGGGTAAATTTGTAAATAACGTAGAAGAGTTCTTTACATTTTGTAAAGAAAATGATGTTCAATTTGTAGATTTTAGATTTACAGACATTAAAGGTGCATGGCATCATGTTTCATACAGAATGAGTGCGGTTAATGCGGGTCATTTTGAGGGTGGTTTACCATTTGACGGTTCTTCCATCGATGCATGGCAACCAATTAATAAATCAGATATGTTGCTTATCCCTGATGCTGGTTCGGCGTTTATGGATCCTTTTACTGCTGATCCAACCGTTATTGTTTTCTGTGACGTTTATGATATTTATAAAAAACAACCATATGAGAGATGTCCACGTTCAATTGCAAAAGCAGCACTTAAACACGCTGAATCTTTAGGTATTGCCGATGCTGCTTACTTCGGTCCTGAAAATGAATTCTTTATGTTCGATTCCGTCACTTTCATTGATAATATCAATGAAGCAGGTTATAAAGTTGATACGGAAGAGGGTGGCTGGAATTCAAATAACCCATATCCTGATGGTTTCAACTCAGGTCACAGACCTGGGACAAAAGGTGGTTACTTTCCAGCAGCACCAACCGATTCTGGAGTAGATATCCGTGCTGAAATGATGCAAGTGATGGAGCAAGTTGGTCTTGAAGTAGTTCTTGGTCACCACGAAGTTGCTCAAGGTCAACATGAAATCGGTGTTGTATTCTCAGACATCATCGGTGCAGCGGATAACGTTCAAAAATACAAATACGTTGTAAAAATGGTTGCTCACCTTAATGGTAAAACTGCTACATTTATGCCTAAACCAATGTTTGGTGACAACGGTAACGGTATGCACGTTCACCAATCACTATGGAAAGAGGGTAAGAACCTTTTCTATAAAGAGGGTAACTACGCTAATATCTCTGAAATGGGTCTTAACTATGTTGGCGGTATCTTTAAACATGCTCGCGCGGTTGCTGCATTTACAAATCCAACAACGAACTCATACAAACGTTTGCTCCCAGGATTTGAAGCACCAAGCGTTCTAACATACTCTTCTCAAAACCGCTCAGCTAGCTGCCGTATTCCATACGGTGCAGGCGAAAAAGCGACTCGTATTGAGATGCGTTTCCCTGACTCTACTGCTTGTCCATACCTTGCATTTGCAACGATGATGATGGCGGGACTTGATGGTATCATCAATAAAGAGATTCCAATCGGTCCAATGGATGAAGATTTATATGAACTCTCTTTGGACGAAATCCGTGAAAAAGGTATTCCTCAAATGCCTCACACGCTTCGTGGTTCACTCGAAGCACTTATCCGTGATAATGATTTCTTGAAACCGGTATTTACCGATGAGTTCTTGGAAGCATACCGACATTACCGCTTTGAGCGTGATGTATGGCCAGATGAAGGTCGTCCAACAGCTTACGAGTTTAAAACTACCTATTCTTGCTAA
- a CDS encoding type II secretion system protein translates to MKRSGFTMIELIFVIVILGILAAVAIPKLAATRDDAKAAKAAQNLATYIADVGSYYTSKGSLDLTSAATNVDLGQDACFAASASGTTGITVTSGGASASEPGCQAAISMASKAGNIGDKNFGGSGVTF, encoded by the coding sequence ATGAAACGTTCAGGTTTTACTATGATCGAGTTAATCTTCGTTATCGTTATCTTAGGTATTTTGGCAGCAGTGGCTATCCCAAAACTAGCAGCAACTCGTGATGATGCAAAAGCAGCAAAAGCGGCACAAAACTTGGCAACCTATATCGCAGACGTTGGTTCATACTATACCTCAAAAGGTTCATTAGATTTGACATCAGCGGCTACCAATGTGGATCTTGGTCAAGATGCTTGTTTTGCAGCAAGTGCATCTGGAACAACAGGTATTACAGTTACATCAGGCGGTGCTAGTGCCTCTGAGCCAGGATGTCAAGCAGCTATCTCTATGGCGTCAAAAGCAGGGAATATTGGGGATAAAAACTTCGGTGGTTCAGGGGTAACTTTCTAA
- a CDS encoding DUF6044 family protein, which translates to MIKNISDYVYKNFLNSHSFYLIITFLMLEIYLFPLYFFGQDCQIKSFDNLDIVFPVLKTLVSSGLIFAPSDTIVPNMMGGLPRLVYGTEFNVYLWLFYFFPPFIAYTINETLIHFSAFASMWILLNRYFVPQHHHYRLLIIYGASIMFALAPFYTGAGLSVPSIPLALFVFLNIRNNIQRWYDWLFIVLIPFYSSLVLAYFFVLLLASWVWVYDIIRNRSINWYYFGALALMSLMFVLVEYRLFYDTFFQHLFISHRTEFAMFQVNTLFETYRSAHLTFLNGTIDMDTRASAAIFPFVVLVLVSMFINNRFSWYLSSVIIVSFLAWIFIPRYVEVITGNRYVIPTLLILILGAMVFKRQYRTFAATVLILLISAFWHGFWFYEGTGKLAQTVHILREFNFARMALLQMVVWVIAAALGFVIISRKIRFAPVLIMGVVLFHSYVMFNIRPFKASNSPFTYRAYFAEDVFTKIKRYIDKDPSTYRVGSIGFEPAISIYNGLYTIDGYITSYPLEYKHRFYEITEKTLSMDKGNRELFLGWGSKCYLFDGGESSLYFRPDATVKKLSLNFEAYKAIGGDYLLSTHRIEESQMKNLVFLEQFSGNDTFWKFYLYRVDVTKQ; encoded by the coding sequence TTGATCAAAAACATTAGTGATTATGTCTATAAAAATTTCTTAAATAGCCATAGTTTTTATCTTATCATAACATTTTTGATGTTGGAAATTTATCTTTTCCCCCTCTATTTTTTCGGACAGGATTGTCAAATAAAAAGTTTTGATAATCTTGATATTGTTTTTCCAGTTTTAAAAACATTGGTTTCGAGTGGGTTGATTTTTGCCCCATCAGATACAATTGTCCCTAATATGATGGGGGGATTACCACGTCTTGTGTATGGGACAGAATTTAATGTTTATCTTTGGCTTTTTTACTTCTTTCCCCCTTTTATTGCCTATACGATTAATGAAACTCTAATTCATTTTAGTGCGTTTGCGAGCATGTGGATACTATTAAACCGTTATTTCGTTCCCCAACATCATCATTACCGATTGTTGATTATTTATGGTGCATCCATTATGTTTGCATTGGCACCTTTTTACACAGGAGCAGGATTAAGTGTCCCTTCGATACCGTTAGCCCTTTTTGTATTTTTAAATATACGCAATAATATTCAGCGCTGGTATGATTGGCTTTTTATTGTTCTTATACCCTTTTATAGTAGCTTGGTACTAGCCTATTTTTTCGTTCTTTTGTTGGCGAGTTGGGTATGGGTATACGATATTATTCGCAACCGTTCTATTAATTGGTATTATTTCGGAGCATTAGCACTAATGTCGCTTATGTTTGTATTGGTCGAATATCGTCTTTTTTACGATACCTTTTTTCAGCATCTTTTTATCTCCCATCGAACAGAATTTGCAATGTTTCAGGTAAATACTCTTTTTGAAACATATCGTAGTGCGCATCTGACGTTTCTTAACGGTACAATCGATATGGATACACGAGCATCTGCCGCTATCTTCCCTTTTGTAGTACTAGTTTTAGTATCAATGTTTATAAACAATAGGTTCTCATGGTATCTTTCATCGGTTATTATTGTTTCTTTTTTAGCTTGGATCTTTATTCCTAGATATGTTGAAGTGATTACTGGAAATCGTTATGTGATTCCCACGCTTTTAATACTCATTTTGGGTGCTATGGTATTTAAGCGACAGTATCGTACATTTGCAGCTACAGTTCTAATATTATTGATTTCAGCATTTTGGCATGGCTTTTGGTTCTATGAGGGGACGGGTAAACTTGCCCAAACTGTACATATTTTACGGGAGTTTAATTTTGCTCGTATGGCATTACTTCAGATGGTGGTTTGGGTAATAGCAGCAGCGCTTGGTTTTGTGATTATTAGCCGTAAAATTCGTTTTGCTCCTGTGTTGATTATGGGCGTAGTATTGTTTCACTCCTATGTTATGTTTAATATCCGACCCTTTAAAGCATCAAATTCTCCATTTACCTATCGAGCCTATTTTGCTGAGGATGTATTTACTAAAATTAAAAGGTATATTGATAAAGACCCCTCAACATATCGAGTAGGAAGTATCGGTTTCGAACCGGCTATTAGCATTTATAATGGACTGTATACCATTGATGGGTATATTACGAGTTATCCATTAGAATATAAACACCGTTTTTATGAGATTACAGAAAAAACGCTCTCTATGGACAAAGGTAATCGTGAGCTTTTTTTAGGGTGGGGGAGTAAATGTTATCTCTTTGATGGTGGAGAATCGAGTTTGTATTTCCGACCCGATGCCACCGTAAAAAAACTATCGCTCAATTTTGAAGCGTATAAAGCAATAGGGGGAGATTATCTCCTCTCTACGCACCGAATCGAAGAGTCACAAATGAAAAATTTAGTTTTTTTAGAGCAATTTAGTGGCAATGATACGTTTTGGAAATTTTATCTGTATCGGGTTGATGTAACCAAGCAATGA
- a CDS encoding histidinol-phosphatase HisJ family protein, translating to MKVDLHNHTTLCNHATGSVDEYVEAAIESGTEYFGFSDHAPMRYDLEYRMNFDQMDLYESWVRNASEKYQEKITVLLGYEVDYIPGYVDERVLNRPCDYLIGSVHFIDEWGFDNPEYIHRYQGMDMDAIYIRYFDLVEQMALSGQFDIVGHFDLLKVFNFFPKSDIRLLAQKALKVIKKADMAIELNVAGLRKPVAEAYPSSYLLEAIAELEIPITFGSDAHRPDQVGMFSGEIETLAKKFGYRECATYRNRERQMIKF from the coding sequence ATGAAAGTTGATTTGCATAACCATACGACACTGTGCAACCATGCTACAGGGAGTGTAGATGAGTATGTAGAAGCGGCGATTGAATCGGGTACAGAGTATTTCGGATTTTCCGATCATGCTCCGATGAGGTATGATTTAGAGTATCGGATGAATTTCGATCAGATGGATTTGTATGAATCGTGGGTTCGTAATGCGAGCGAAAAATATCAAGAGAAAATTACAGTTCTCTTAGGGTATGAGGTAGATTATATTCCAGGTTACGTAGACGAGAGAGTATTAAATCGACCTTGCGATTATCTTATAGGGAGTGTCCATTTTATCGATGAATGGGGGTTTGATAATCCAGAGTACATTCACCGCTATCAGGGGATGGATATGGACGCGATCTATATCCGCTATTTTGATTTGGTAGAACAGATGGCTTTGAGTGGTCAGTTTGATATTGTCGGACATTTTGATTTACTGAAAGTCTTTAATTTTTTCCCGAAAAGCGATATACGGTTGTTGGCACAAAAAGCCCTCAAAGTGATTAAAAAAGCCGATATGGCAATAGAGCTTAATGTTGCGGGTCTTCGTAAACCGGTAGCAGAAGCCTACCCCTCTTCCTATCTACTTGAAGCGATTGCCGAACTCGAAATACCCATTACTTTTGGTTCCGATGCACACAGACCTGATCAAGTTGGGATGTTCAGTGGAGAAATCGAAACACTTGCAAAAAAATTTGGATACCGAGAATGTGCCACGTATCGCAACAGAGAACGGCAAATGATTAAATTTTAG
- a CDS encoding type II secretion system protein, which translates to MKRSGFTMIELIFVIVILGILAAVAIPRLAATRDDAAATKASMNLAAFISDIGTYYTSRGSLDLTSAATNVDLAQDGCFTATAVGSTAVSIASSGTTLACTTAHSIASKAGNLGLKDFGGSNVSY; encoded by the coding sequence ATGAAGCGTTCAGGGTTTACGATGATCGAGCTGATCTTCGTTATTGTTATTTTGGGTATTTTGGCAGCCGTTGCTATTCCACGTCTTGCGGCAACACGGGATGATGCGGCAGCAACGAAAGCATCGATGAATTTAGCGGCTTTTATCAGTGATATCGGTACATACTATACTTCAAGAGGTTCGTTGGATTTGACATCAGCGGCTACTAATGTGGATCTTGCTCAAGATGGGTGTTTTACAGCAACCGCAGTGGGCTCAACGGCGGTCTCTATCGCCTCATCGGGGACGACATTAGCGTGTACGACAGCCCATTCCATCGCGTCAAAAGCAGGGAATCTCGGGTTAAAAGATTTTGGCGGATCGAATGTGTCGTATTAA
- a CDS encoding type II secretion system protein encodes MIRRTAFTMIELVFVIVVLGILAAIAVPRLAATRDDAMIAKGKSDVSAIRAAIVSERQSRLLKGESNYISKLDGKTTGVIFDGNDSTHSLLQYGITPESGKDGKWSGSNNSYTYQILGSGVAFTYTPATGLFDCDHTDSNCALLVQ; translated from the coding sequence ATGATAAGAAGAACCGCTTTTACGATGATCGAGTTAGTATTTGTTATCGTAGTGTTGGGTATTTTAGCGGCTATTGCTGTTCCACGACTTGCTGCTACACGTGATGATGCCATGATAGCAAAAGGTAAAAGTGATGTCTCTGCTATCCGAGCTGCTATTGTAAGTGAACGCCAATCGAGACTTTTAAAAGGTGAAAGTAATTATATTTCAAAGCTAGATGGTAAAACAACTGGTGTGATTTTTGATGGTAACGATTCAACACACTCTTTATTACAGTACGGCATTACACCAGAGAGTGGAAAAGATGGAAAATGGAGCGGAAGCAATAACTCTTACACTTATCAAATATTAGGAAGCGGTGTAGCTTTTACTTATACTCCTGCAACAGGTTTATTTGATTGTGATCATACTGATTCAAATTGTGCACTGTTGGTACAATAA
- a CDS encoding DUF6044 family protein, whose amino-acid sequence MKDLVERKRFWFFISSITLTLYLLPLILYGESNYIRIHDNLDITVPMLNILAHSGKIFSGSMEIIPNMMGGLPRLVYGSEFNYLLWLFFFFKPFTALIINEIMIHIVAYVSMMVLLSHLLRNETVEYKTIAIHGASLLFALTPFFTTTGLGVALLPFTLYFLLVIRLDKDRWFHWIGLGVIPFFSNFVLIYLFFLVTVTLFFSIQMVIKKELNRKLLGAIGMMVVLFLAIETRLVVEMFVNHGFISHRSEFIRKAVDLWGAYSGGQNAFLHGQIHSINLQFLYLLPLLHVAIILMLLKNELSVRSSWVAIAFFSLTLFSGVWETVLMSQYYLISMVGFVIISFLYLKQSRLFLGLLAFILWSSLWYGFWYYKGWIEFSHGIALLNMFDFSRFVLLLTPIWYLLFALSSIIVLKKIRYGIVIVALVSLLQLNYAFESAQFYNNPTGLNYQKFYDERMMGEIKEYIGYPTSSYRVASVGIPPAVSLYNDFYTLDGYVANYPLSYKHQFEKLVEKSFPYYPNGYHFIHNWGSKCYLIAGNYDYDEYQKGSIIDNFQFNSQLFYHLGGRYLLSGYKIRNSAENHLIFQKVFISQHGYWNIYLYKLDNISKY is encoded by the coding sequence ATGAAAGATTTAGTAGAGCGAAAACGTTTTTGGTTTTTTATTAGTAGTATTACACTAACGCTCTATCTATTACCTTTGATACTGTATGGTGAGAGCAACTATATCCGCATCCACGATAATCTTGATATTACTGTCCCTATGTTAAATATTTTAGCTCATAGTGGAAAAATTTTTAGTGGTTCGATGGAGATTATCCCCAATATGATGGGGGGATTACCACGACTGGTCTATGGGAGTGAGTTTAATTATCTCCTTTGGTTGTTTTTCTTTTTTAAACCGTTTACAGCGTTGATTATTAATGAGATAATGATTCATATTGTGGCCTATGTAAGTATGATGGTATTGTTATCTCACCTATTGCGTAACGAAACGGTTGAGTATAAAACTATCGCTATTCACGGTGCATCTCTACTCTTTGCATTGACCCCATTTTTTACCACTACGGGATTGGGGGTTGCACTGCTCCCTTTTACCCTCTATTTTCTTTTGGTCATTCGATTAGATAAAGATCGATGGTTTCATTGGATTGGTTTGGGAGTTATCCCTTTTTTTAGTAATTTTGTACTGATTTATCTCTTTTTCTTAGTAACAGTGACACTGTTTTTTTCCATTCAAATGGTAATAAAAAAAGAGTTGAATCGAAAACTTTTGGGTGCTATCGGCATGATGGTAGTGCTATTTTTAGCGATTGAAACCCGTTTAGTGGTTGAGATGTTTGTTAATCATGGATTTATTTCCCATCGGAGTGAGTTTATCCGAAAAGCGGTTGATTTATGGGGTGCTTATAGCGGGGGGCAAAATGCATTTTTACACGGTCAAATCCATTCGATCAATCTCCAATTTTTGTATCTATTACCCCTTCTTCATGTAGCAATTATCCTGATGCTACTCAAAAATGAGTTATCTGTAAGGAGCTCTTGGGTCGCGATAGCCTTTTTTTCCCTTACGTTGTTTAGTGGTGTGTGGGAGACGGTGCTGATGTCGCAATATTATCTGATAAGCATGGTGGGATTCGTGATTATATCATTCCTCTATTTGAAACAATCTCGACTTTTTTTAGGACTTTTGGCATTTATTTTATGGAGCTCACTCTGGTATGGATTTTGGTATTATAAGGGGTGGATTGAGTTTTCACATGGGATAGCTCTACTGAACATGTTCGATTTTTCCCGTTTTGTTCTACTGTTGACACCGATATGGTATCTACTGTTTGCCCTTTCCTCTATTATAGTGCTAAAAAAAATACGATATGGGATTGTGATTGTAGCGTTAGTATCGCTGTTACAGCTCAACTATGCATTTGAATCGGCACAATTTTATAATAACCCTACCGGCTTAAACTATCAAAAATTTTACGATGAAAGAATGATGGGTGAGATAAAAGAGTACATCGGCTATCCCACGTCGAGTTATCGTGTAGCGAGTGTCGGTATTCCTCCTGCTGTCTCGCTCTATAACGATTTTTATACGCTCGATGGATATGTGGCAAATTATCCCCTCTCCTATAAACATCAGTTTGAAAAATTGGTCGAGAAAAGTTTTCCCTATTACCCAAATGGATACCATTTTATCCATAATTGGGGGAGCAAGTGTTATCTCATCGCCGGAAATTATGATTATGACGAGTACCAAAAGGGGTCAATCATAGATAATTTCCAATTTAACTCACAGCTTTTTTATCATTTGGGTGGGCGCTATCTCCTCTCAGGGTATAAGATCCGAAACAGTGCCGAAAATCACTTAATATTTCAAAAAGTATTTATCTCTCAACATGGGTATTGGAATATTTATCTTTATAAACTAGATAATATAAGCAAGTACTAA